The Pyrus communis chromosome 9, drPyrComm1.1, whole genome shotgun sequence genome has a segment encoding these proteins:
- the LOC137744557 gene encoding putative pentatricopeptide repeat-containing protein At1g31840 produces the protein MISASSSSPVSKLLLLTRRCRSLSPYSTLPPFSSKTLIHHISNAFLQNNPKLLHPHFLSKLQPHHLHPILLSLQSNPVSALRFFDWSQGSLGLHHSPQSFCDLIHLLLRHRMLAPASRLFDTMVGQFGSQFNYFAAFSDCFRSHSSDVNLVCSFLIENFCRNGMLDSSVDTFIRMYKLGVPVSPYALSRMLNCLVDANHVNMILDAYGEICSALRGQQFCVYEFVMVGLLNKGRFETGLEFHCALIDRGFSLDIVACNKFLRRLCKENQVGDGEDFFTVLLTVGPKPNVVTFSTMINRYCKDGKLEEAKKLYKIMIEKGISPDLVVYSILVDGFFKAGKFEEGCWLFSAALDCGIKLDVVIFSSVMDAYVRIGDLVKSVEVYRRMLKEGISPNSVSYTILINSMCQDGKVAEACGIFGRILKRGFVPSILTYSSLIEGMCKIGNLKDAFQLYESMIKMGYEPDIILYGVLLNGLCKNGLMGDALRFFFQAVHRGVKPNVYTFNMLIDGCCRLKRLRDAVKVYIQMGIYNIKPDVVTNTVLIKGISEVGRLNDALVFFFQSVKKGFLPDVVTYCTLIDGCCKQKHLHAGLWLFEMMQRNGVNPDIAIYNVLINMLFKENCIDAAQEVFERFAESGPEPDIITYNTMICGYCFQRRLEVAVQLFEEMMQGQCKPNAITWTILIDAFCKEGKMDDAMLMFDKMHERDPEPNVVTYSCLIDGFFKSENTKSAFELHEEMLKSVSPNIVSYSILIDGLCKRGLVEKASLAFHCAINRGLVPDVIAYGILIRGYCKVGRTAEGLVLYGRMLTSGIMPDAVIQRTIAEHILETDRRKYESTPNHMICR, from the coding sequence ATGATATCtgcctcctcttcctctccagTCTCAAAACTACTCCTCCTCACGCGGCGGTGccgctctctctctccctattCTACTTTACCCCCGTTCTCTTCCAAAACCCTGATCCACCACATCTCCAACGCCTTCCTCCAAAACAACCCCAAACTCTTAcaccctcattttctctccAAATTACAACCCCACCACCTCCACCCCATCCTCCTCTCCCTTCAATCCAACCCCGTTTCGGCCCTCCGCTTCTTCGACTGGTCCCAGGGCTCCCTCGGCCTCCACCACTCCCCGCAGTCCTTCTGTGACCTCATTCACCTGCTGCTCCGCCACCGGATGCTCGCTCCGGCTTCCCGCCTTTTCGACACAATGGTAGGTCAGTTCGGGTCTCAGTTTAACTATTTTGCTGCATTTTCTGATTGTTTTCGGAGTCACAGTTCCGATGTTAATCTTGTTTGTAGCTTTCTGATTGAGAATTTTTGTCGAAATGGGATGTTGGATTCGTCTGTTGATACCTTCATTCGTATGTATAAATTGGGTGTTCCGGTGTCTCCTTATGCGTTGTCTAGAATGCTGAATTGCTTGGTTGATGCGAATCACGTCAACATGATTCTCGATGCATATGGAGAAATCTGTAGTGCATTGAGAGGACAACAATTTTGTGTGTATGAGTTTGTTATGGTTGGTCTTCTGAACAAGGGTAGATTCGAAACGGGTTTGGAATTTCATTGTGCATTGATTGACAGAGGCTTTTCGCTTGACATTGTTGCTTGTAACAAGTTTTTAAGACGTCTTTGTAAAGAAAATCAGGTTGGAGATGGTGAAGATTTCTTTACGGTATTGCTAACAGTTGGTCCGAAGCCAAATGTGGTGACGTTTAGCACGATGATTAACAGGTATTGTAAAGATGGGAAATTGGAAGAGGCAAAGAAGCTTTACAAGATTATGATAGAGAAGGGTATCAGTCCTGACTTGGTTGTATATAGTATCCTAGTTGATGGTTTTTTTAAGGCAGGGAAATTCGAGGAAGGGTGTTGGCTTTTTTCAGCGGCGTTGGATTGTGGGATTAAGTTGGATGTAGTCATTTTCAGTTCTGTTATGGATGCTTACGTGAGAATTGGAGATCTGGTGAAGTCAGTGGAGGTCTACCGAAGAATGCTGAAAGAAGGGATCTCACCAAACTCTGTTAGTTACACCATTCTTATTAACAGCATGTGTCAGGATGGTAAGGTTGCGGAGGCTTGTGGAATATTTGGTCGAATTTTGAAACGTGGTTTTGTGCCATCGATTCTGACTTATAGTAGTCTGATTGAAGGAATGTGCAAAATAGGGAATTTAAAAGATGCATTTCAGCTGTACGAGAGTATGATCAAGATGGGCTATGAACCTGATATTATTCTTTACGGTGTGTTATTAAATGGCCTTTGCAAAAATGGGCTGATGGGTGATGCTCTTAGGTTCTTCTTTCAAGCTGTTCATAGGGGCGTTAAGCCAAATGTCTATACTTTCAACATGTTAATAGATGGTTGCTGCAGATTGAAACGACTGAGGGATGCTGTGAAGGTGTACATCCAAATGGGAATTTATAACATAAAACCAGATGTGGTGACGAATACCGTGCTTATTAAGGGTATTTCTGAAGTAGGGAGATTAAACGATGCGTTGGTGTTTTTCTTCCAATCAGTAAAGAAGGGTTTCTTACCTGATGTTGTAACATATTGCACACTGATTGATGGTTGCTGCAAGCAGAAACATTTACATGCCGGACTCTGGCTATTTGAGATGATGCAAAGAAATGGAGTAAATCCCGATATTGCCATTTATAATGTCCTCATCAATATGCTGTTCAAAGAAAATTGCATAGATGCTGCGCAGGAAGTCTTTGAGCGGTTTGCTGAAAGTGGTCCTGAACCTGATATCATTACGTACAACACAATGATTTGTGGTTATTGCTTTCAGAGAAGGTTAGAGGTGGCTGTTCAACTTTTTGAAGAGATGATGCAGGGGCAGTGCAAACCCAATGCCATTACTTGGACTATATTGATTGATGCATTTTGTAAAGAAGGTAAAATGGACGATGCGATGTTGATGTTCGATAAAATGCATGAAAGGGATCCTGAACCGAACGTGGTCACATATAGTTGTCTGATTGACGGGTTTTTCAAGTCTGAAAACACAAAAAGTGCCTTTGAACTACACGAAGAGATGCTTAAAAGCGTCTCTCCAAATATAGTCAGTTATAGCATCCTCATTGATGGTCTTTGTAAAAGAGGACTTGTGGAGAAAGCATCCCTTGCATTTCATTGTGCTATAAACAGGGGCTTGGTGCCCGATGTAATAGCATACGGGATTCTGATTCGCGGTTACTGCAAGGTAGGAAGAACCGCAGAAGGCCTCGTGTTGTATGGGCGTATGTTAACAAGCGGGATCATGCCGGATGCTGTCATACAAAGGACGATTGCGGAGCATATCCTCGAAACTGATCGGCGAAAATATGAGAGTACTCCCAACCACATGATTTGCAGATAA